The nucleotide window CCAACACGCTGACCTAAAAATGTACTGCCTTTTAAACCATCCCAGCTAAAGTCGACATTCTGATCACGCGCAACCAAAAATGTTCCGTCTGTTTGCGTCAGCTGTGCAAAGTTGATGACTTTATCATTCGGATTTTGCCCTGATACATAAACCGAAGTTTCAGCTCCGATTAAAGCAATATCAATGCCGTCCGATAAAAGCGCGGTCATCGTTTTGTCTCCGCCGGGGATAGTTGACAGTTCAATCGATAAACCTTCATCTTCAAAAAAGCCTTCTTCAATCGCTGCATAAAGAGGAGCATAAAATATAGAACGGGTTACTTCGCCTACTTTTACTTCCTGTAAATCCTTCTGTCCGCAGCCGACCAACAACAATAAAAGCCCAACGAAAAGGGCGGTTCTAAGCCATTTCATTTGGTCATCCTTTTCTCTAATAGTGTTGTTGTATCGTATGCAGTAAAGGGGTGAGAGGTGTTACTTCCATATTTCCATTTCACCATGCAACGTGGTCATGGTACGATAAAGATAACTATTTAGTAAGGTGGAGAATGTTATGGATTTAAATCATCTGAAAGGACAGCTTGCAAAACCGCAGCCTCTGTTTTTAGGGGAAGACACTGCTTTTCGGTCGGCCGTGCTCATCCCGCTTGTAAAAAAACAGGGCGAGTGGCATATTTTGTTTGAAGTGCGTGCATTCACGATGCGCAAACAACCTGGTGATATTAGCTTTCCTGGCGGGAAAATTGATGAGACAGATGAATCGCCGCTCGCTGCAGCGCTTCGGGAAACACATGAAGAGCTCGGAATTGACCAGCAGTCGATTGAACTAATAGGCCGTCTCAGTCCATTTGTTATATCACCGGCTTTTGTTGTCTATCCGTTCATCGGCATCATCGAACAGTCGGAACTGGACACATTTAATAAGGATGAAGTCGAAGAGTTGTTCACAGTCCCGTTAAACTGGTTGCTGACACATGAACCGTATGTGCATTATGTTCCGATTGAACCGAAGCCTCCGATTGATTTCCCGTATGATAAAATTGCGAACGGCGAAAATTACGAGTGGCGCGCAAGCCGGATGGAAGAATGGTTTTATGAATACGGAAAGTACACAATCTGGGGTCTGACAGCACGATTATTAAAGCACTTTATTGAAAAATTAAAATAAAAAATTCAGGCGTCTTCTCATTACCGAGGAGACGCCTTTTCCCTTGCTTCCTATAGATTATTAATAGTTTTGATTGGGAGGGAAAATATGCAAATGCTATGGTAAAATCAGTGTATTGCCCTAATGTTGGGACGTAGATAAAAGGAACTGGGGATTATAACAACCAAAGAATCAGGAGGCATTTATGAAAGGGAAAAAGATGTTATATATAGGAGTTGTTGTAGCGATCGTGATTGCTACAGCTTTAGATATTGCATTTAAAGGTTTAGGATATCAATTGCTGCAAAAAATATTTTCATAAGTCGTAATCACCCGCAGCATATTCAATGTAGCGGGTTTTTTATATAAAAAAAGCAAACCTTTGTAAGTAAAGGCTTGCTTAAATAACTACAAATTATAAAGCTGTGTATATTTATCCTGTAAGTAGTCGGTCAAATATTTTGCGGAAAGCGGTTCACCGGTACCTTCCAAAATTAACTCATTCGGTTTTTTTAATGCACCGTATTGATGGACTTTATTCGTCAGCCACTCTTTAATAGGTGCCAGTTCTCCGCGTTCGCAAAGCTCATCGAAGTTCGGAATGTCCTGATCCATTGCGTGTTTCCACTGTGCAGCATACATGAAACCTAGCGCATAGCTTGGGAAGTAGCCAAAGCTGCCATCACTCCAGTGCATATCCTGCAGCACACCTTCTGCATCATTTTGCGGACGGATTCCCAAATATTCTTCGTATTTTTCATTCCAAACGCGCGGCAAGTCTTCCGCCTGTAAGTCTCCATTGAAAATCTCACGCTCAATTTCATAGCGGATCATGATATGAAGCGGGTACGTAAGCTCGTCTGCCTCGATACGTATTAATGAAGGCTCCGAGAAATTGATCGCCTTTAAAAATGCTTCGGATGGTACGTCCCCAAATTGCTCAGGTGAATGTTTTTGTAAAATAGCGTAATGATGTTTCCAGAAGCTTTCATTCCGTCCGATAATATTTTCATAAAATAATGATTGAGATTCATGTATTCCCATTGAAGCACCTGTCGACAATGGCAGGCCGTTTAATGAAGCATCAATATTTTGCTCGTATAAAGCGTGTCCGCATTCATGAATCGTGCCAAAAACAGCGGAACGGAAATCATTTTCATCATACTTTGTCGTAATCCGGATATCTCCGCTGTTTAAACCGATCATGAACGGATGAACCGTTTCATCCAAGCGACCTGCTTCAAAGTCATAGCCGAACTGCTTCAACAATTCCAGTGAAGCGGCATGTTGTCCGCTTTTCGGGAAGTGTTTAAATAACAGGGAAGTGTCCGGTTTGTTTTTTGATTCACCGATCGACTTTACTAAAGGAACGATTGTTGCCTTCAGCTCACCGAATAACTCGTCGAGCGTATCCGTCGTCATATTCGGTTCATATTTGTCCAATAATGTATTATAGGCAGAACCATTTTTAATGCCCCAGTACTGAACAAACCGCTTCTGATAATCGATTACTTCTTTTAAGTACGGTAAAAAAATCTGGAAATTCGATTTTTCTTTTGCTTCTTCCCATGCCGCTTCCGATTTCGCTTTTAAAATCGTGTAAGCTTTAAATTCCTCGGCCGGTATCTTTTTAGACTCGTCATATTCTTTCTTAACTTCTTCATAAAGACGCTGTGTTACAAAGTCCAGTTTCTCATTTTGAAGCTCAGAAAGCATTTTCCCCAGCTCATCACTCGTTTGAAGAGCAAATAATTCTGCAGACAAGGTTCCAATCACTTCCGCACGTTGTTCCAACCCTTTTCGGGGAGCCCCTGTACGCATATCCCAATAAATAACGGAAAGCGCCTCTGAATAGTTTTGCATTTTCTTCACATAATTAATAAAGGTTTGTTGCATAATAGGTCACCATTCCTTTCACATTTATTATATAGTACATGGAATCTATTTTTTTAGTATAAAATATAAAATAATTTTCGAAGAATATATAAATAGGTAGAAACTAATATCAGAAAAAATAGTGAAAAAAGTTTTTAAAAACTGTTGACGGTTTATTAAAAGGAGTGTAATATTCTAATAGTCGTCAGCAACGAGCTGGTAACAAACGAGAAAATGAACCTTGAAAACTGAACAAGCAACGTTAATGAAACAAGCTTCTTAAATGAAGCAAACAATAGATTTCAACTTCTAACGAAGTTGGATCGCTAGCAAAGCAAATGAGCTTTCAAACTACTTTTATGGAGAGTTTGATCCTGGCTCAGGACGAACGCTGGCGGCGTGCCTAATACATGCAAGTCGAGCGGAAATTTTATTGGTGCTTGCACCTTTAAAATTTTAGCGGCGGACGGGTGAGTAACACGTGGGTAACCTACCTTATAGATTGGGATAACTCCGGGAAACCGGGGCTAATACCGAATAATACTTTTTAACACATGTTTTGAAGTTGAAAGACGGTTTCGGCTGTCACTATAAGATGGACCCGCGGCGCATTAGCTAGTTGGTGAGGTAACGGCTCACCAAGGCAACGATGCGTAGCCGACCTGAGAGGGTGATCGGCCACACTGGGACTGAGACACGGCCCAGACTCCTACGGGAGGCAGCAGTAGGGAATCTTCCACAATGGACGAAAGTCTGATGGAGCAACGCCGCGTGAGTGAAGAAGGATTTCGGTTCGTAAAACTCTGTTGCAAGGGAAGAACAAGTAGCGTAGTAACTGGCGCTACCTTGACGGTACCTTGTTAGAAAGCCACGGCTAACTACGTGCCAGCAGCCGCGGTAATACGTAGGTGGCAAGCGTTGTCCGGAATTATTGGGCGTAAAGCGCGCGCAGGTGGTTCCTTAAGTCTGATGTGAAAGCCCCCGGCTCAACCGGGGAGGGTCATTGGAAACTGGGGAACTTGAGTGCAGAAGAGGATAGTGGAATTCCAAGTGTAGCGGTGAAATGCGTAGAGATTTGGAGGAACACCAGTGGCGAAGGCGACTGTCTGGTCTGTAACTGACACTGAGGCGCGAAAGCGTGGGGAGCAAACAGGATTAGATACCCTGGTAGTCCACGCCGTAAACGATGAGTGCTAAGTGTTGGGGGGTTTCCGCCCCTCAGTGCTGCAGCTAACGCATTAAGCACTCCGCCTGGGGAGTACGGTCGCAAGACTGAAACTCAAAGGAATTGACGGGGGCCCGCACAAGCGGTGGAGCATGTGGTTTAATTCGAAGCAACGCGAAGAACCTTACCAGGTCTTGACATCCCGGTGACCACTATGGAGACATAGTTTCCCCTTCGGGGGCAACGGTGACAGGTGGTGCATGGTTGTCGTCAGCTCGTGTCGTGAGATGTTGGGTTAAGTCCCGCAACGAGCGCAACCCTTATTCTTAGTTGCCATCATTCAGTTGGGCACTCTAAGGAGACTGCCGGTGATAAACCGGAGGAAGGTGGGGATGACGTCAAATCATCATGCCCCTTATGACCTGGGCTACACACGTGCTACAATGGACGGTACAAACGGTTGCCAACCCGCGAGGGGGAGCTAATCCGATAAAACCGTTCTCAGTTCGGATTGTAGGCTGCAACTCGCCTACATGAAGCCGGAATCGCTAGTAATCGCGGATCAGCATGCCGCGGTGAATACGTTCCCGGGCCTTGTACACACCGCCCGTCACACCACGAGAGTTTGTAACACCCGAAGTCGGTGAGGTAACCTTTATGGAGCCAGCCGCCGAAGGTGGGATAGATGATTGGGGTGAAGTCGTAACAAGGTAGCCGTATCGGAAGGTGCGGCTGGATCACCTCCTTTCTAAGGATTTTTCGGAATCATTCCCTTGGGGAATGAAACATTAACGGTTGCTGTTCAGTTTTGAAGGTTTATGATGAATTTTATATACTTCTAAGAGGGCCTATAGCTCAGCTGGTTAGAGCGCACGCCTGATAAGCGTGAGGTCGATGGTTCGAGTCCATTTAGGCCCACCATATAAATTCTTTATATAACCTCTTAATAATACATTGGGGCCTTAGCTCAGCTGGGAGAGCGCCTGCCTTGCACGCAGGAGGTCAGCGGTTCGATCCCGCTAGGCTCCACCAATTTTACTTTTAGCATATGTGTTTTTTCACTATGCAAATAAAAGTAGAATTTATTATTTCGTTCTTTGAAAACTGGATAAAACGACATTGAAAGCAATAAATCAAATTTCTATTTTATAGATTTTTAAACAAGTCAAGCAATTGACGTGTAAACTTAAATCTTGGATTTTATCCAAGTATTAACTTTTGGTTAAGTTAATAAGGGCGCACGGTGGATGCCTTGGCACTAGGAGTCGATGAAGGACGGCACTAACACCGATATGCCTCGGGGAGCTGTAAGTAAGCTTTGATCCGGGGATTTCCGAATGGGGGAACCCACTATCTTTAATCGGATAGTATCTTCACGTGAATTCATAGCGTGTTGAAGACAGACGCAGAGAACTGAAACATCTAAGTACCTGCAGGAACAGAAAGAAAATTCGATTCCCTGAGTAGCGGCGAGCGAAACGGGAAGAGCCCAAACCAAAGAGCTTGCTCTTTGGGGTTGTAGGACACTCTATACGGAGTTACAAAAGAATGAACTAGACGAAGCGACTTGGAAAGGTCCGCGAAACGAGGTAAAAGCCCTGTAGTCAAAAGTTCATTCCCTCC belongs to Solibacillus sp. FSL W7-1436 and includes:
- a CDS encoding NUDIX hydrolase, yielding MDLNHLKGQLAKPQPLFLGEDTAFRSAVLIPLVKKQGEWHILFEVRAFTMRKQPGDISFPGGKIDETDESPLAAALRETHEELGIDQQSIELIGRLSPFVISPAFVVYPFIGIIEQSELDTFNKDEVEELFTVPLNWLLTHEPYVHYVPIEPKPPIDFPYDKIANGENYEWRASRMEEWFYEYGKYTIWGLTARLLKHFIEKLK
- a CDS encoding carboxypeptidase M32, with translation MQQTFINYVKKMQNYSEALSVIYWDMRTGAPRKGLEQRAEVIGTLSAELFALQTSDELGKMLSELQNEKLDFVTQRLYEEVKKEYDESKKIPAEEFKAYTILKAKSEAAWEEAKEKSNFQIFLPYLKEVIDYQKRFVQYWGIKNGSAYNTLLDKYEPNMTTDTLDELFGELKATIVPLVKSIGESKNKPDTSLLFKHFPKSGQHAASLELLKQFGYDFEAGRLDETVHPFMIGLNSGDIRITTKYDENDFRSAVFGTIHECGHALYEQNIDASLNGLPLSTGASMGIHESQSLFYENIIGRNESFWKHHYAILQKHSPEQFGDVPSEAFLKAINFSEPSLIRIEADELTYPLHIMIRYEIEREIFNGDLQAEDLPRVWNEKYEEYLGIRPQNDAEGVLQDMHWSDGSFGYFPSYALGFMYAAQWKHAMDQDIPNFDELCERGELAPIKEWLTNKVHQYGALKKPNELILEGTGEPLSAKYLTDYLQDKYTQLYNL